The following coding sequences lie in one Metallumcola ferriviriculae genomic window:
- a CDS encoding SPOCS domain-containing protein, whose amino-acid sequence MSDIDVVKKLLKVENVVGEDTIQTTVVNDIEFPVKAKKIWDTEAEVEDVTVNPIEDKVIIEGIIHKQIFWVADENRTVDGVTYQKGEVFEKSVDEKFSAFVDIPGTTGDMNVQVHPRIEFIDYDDLRDDPYAIPDTWRQTVILELFVKVTETVQIEVVTDVTSPDQQLDVIKELLKVQSVVGEDENQVFVEADLTFPREIKKIKDVTTRVRDVTTKIIPDKVIIEGVLHKQIYYVEKDTGQVFEMSVDENFDAFVEIPGAEDGMNAQVHVDVEDVDINIEDKKHDKKHDKDHDKDHDKDHDKHPSKHKRSKAKQRAILAVFVKVTEDLQIEVVTDVVGEGIEVEKDLLKVESVVGENERQTSVKRDITFPVPVKKIVETKTDIEINRKETEAIRDKVIIEGNLHKQVFYVDLCDDSVKEESFDENFSVFVDIPGAEPDMNLQVHPRVEDVLFDEPNYPSDICKNDHPSQDFDPDDFPWKQTAIIAVFVKVTESVQLDVVTDVIETGVTPTTTVSPTECPPGTTLTFVKIKPGDTLFKIAQQFNTSVEAIEELNPGIDPLNLQIGQTIKVCSISGAKG is encoded by the coding sequence ATGTCCGACATTGATGTTGTCAAGAAATTATTGAAGGTGGAGAACGTTGTTGGTGAGGATACGATCCAGACAACGGTGGTCAATGACATTGAGTTTCCCGTAAAGGCTAAAAAAATATGGGACACAGAGGCTGAGGTTGAGGATGTCACAGTAAATCCAATAGAAGATAAGGTAATAATCGAAGGCATAATTCATAAGCAAATCTTCTGGGTTGCAGACGAGAACCGTACCGTTGATGGCGTAACCTATCAAAAAGGTGAAGTATTTGAAAAAAGTGTTGATGAAAAATTCTCAGCGTTTGTAGACATTCCTGGTACTACCGGTGACATGAACGTCCAGGTCCATCCCCGTATCGAATTTATTGATTACGATGATCTAAGGGATGACCCGTATGCGATACCGGACACGTGGCGTCAGACAGTAATTCTGGAACTGTTCGTAAAAGTCACTGAAACTGTTCAAATTGAAGTGGTTACTGATGTTACTTCCCCGGACCAGCAGCTCGATGTAATTAAGGAGCTTTTAAAGGTTCAGAGCGTGGTCGGTGAGGACGAAAACCAGGTTTTTGTAGAAGCAGACCTTACCTTCCCCCGGGAGATAAAAAAGATAAAGGATGTTACCACCAGGGTCAGGGATGTTACTACAAAAATTATTCCTGATAAGGTAATTATTGAAGGAGTGCTCCACAAACAGATTTACTATGTTGAGAAGGATACCGGCCAGGTATTTGAAATGAGCGTTGATGAGAACTTTGATGCATTTGTGGAAATTCCCGGTGCTGAAGACGGAATGAACGCCCAGGTACATGTTGACGTGGAAGACGTTGATATCAACATTGAAGACAAAAAGCATGACAAAAAGCACGACAAAGACCATGACAAAGACCATGACAAAGACCATGACAAACATCCCAGCAAACACAAACGCTCAAAGGCAAAACAGCGGGCAATTCTGGCAGTATTTGTTAAGGTAACCGAAGACCTGCAGATTGAAGTGGTTACTGATGTTGTGGGTGAAGGTATCGAGGTTGAAAAAGACCTGTTGAAGGTTGAAAGCGTGGTTGGCGAAAATGAAAGGCAAACCAGCGTCAAAAGGGATATCACCTTCCCGGTACCGGTTAAGAAAATTGTGGAAACAAAGACTGATATCGAGATCAATCGTAAGGAAACTGAAGCCATCCGTGATAAGGTAATCATAGAAGGTAATTTGCACAAACAAGTATTCTATGTGGACCTTTGTGACGATTCTGTCAAGGAAGAAAGCTTTGATGAGAACTTCTCAGTATTTGTAGATATTCCTGGCGCTGAGCCGGATATGAACTTACAGGTACACCCCCGGGTAGAAGATGTTCTCTTTGACGAGCCGAATTATCCCAGCGATATTTGCAAGAATGATCACCCGTCCCAAGATTTTGACCCCGATGACTTCCCATGGAAACAGACGGCAATTATCGCCGTATTCGTGAAGGTAACAGAAAGCGTACAGTTGGATGTAGTTACCGATGTTATTGAAACAGGAGTTACTCCTACTACAACGGTATCACCAACTGAATGCCCACCGGGTACTACATTGACCTTTGTTAAAATTAAACCGGGCGATACACTGTTCAAGATAGCCCAGCAATTCAATACATCAGTTGAAGCAATCGAAGAATTAAACCCCGGTATAGATCCACTCAATCTACAAATCGGGCAAACCATTAAGGTTTGTAGTATCAGCGGTGCAAAAGGATAA